The Humulus lupulus chromosome 4, drHumLupu1.1, whole genome shotgun sequence genome has a window encoding:
- the LOC133831322 gene encoding uridine nucleosidase 1 isoform X1, with translation MNCHDGVANGVLGSHSKLEKLIIDTDPGIDDSMAILMAFQTPGLEIMGMTTVFGNVTTKDATRNALLLCEIAGCPDLPIAEGSPEPLKGGEPRVADFIHGSDGMGNIFLPSPKGKKIEKHASEFLVDKVSEYPGEVSVLALGPLTNIALAIKRDSSFAKNLKRLVILGGAFFTLGNVNPAAEANIYGDPEAADIVFTSGANIVVVGINITTQVQFTDADLLELRQSKGKHAQILSNMSKFYRDWHVKSDGVYGIFLHDPVSFVALVRPDLFTYKEGVVRVETQGICIGHTLMDQGLKRWNTSNPWTDYSPISVAWTVNVDEVISYIKSTLFNP, from the exons ATGAATTGCCACGATGGAGTCGCCAACGGCGTTTTGGGTTCGCATTCGAAGCTTGAGAAGCTCATTATCGATACTGATCCCGGAATCG ATGATAGCATGGCCATCTTAATGGCATTTCAAACTCCAGGACTGGAAATTATGGGCATGACTACAGTTTTTGGTAATGTTACTACTAAAGATGCCACCCGGAATGCATTGCTTCTG TGTGAGATCGCAGGATGTCCAGATTTGCCTATAGCGGAGGGCAGTCCTGAGCCTCTAAAG GGGGGAGAGCCACGTGTAGCTGATTTTATCCATGGCTCCGATGGTATGGGAAACATTTTCCTACCTTCTCCTAAAGGGAAGAAAATTGAAAAGCATGCTTCTGAATTCTTAGTTGACAAGGTCTCCGAATATCCTGGTGAAGTATCAGTCCTTGCACTAGGGCCTCTGACAAACATAGCTTTG GCAATAAAAAGGGATTCTTCCTTTGCAAAAAATTTGAAGAGACTAGTGATTCTTGGTGGTGCTTTCTTCACTTTGGGAAATGTTAATCCTGCCGCTGAAGCAAAT ATCTATGGAGACCCAGAGGCTGCTGATATTGTGTTTACATCTGGAGCAAATATCGTTGTCGTCggaataaacattacaactcaagTCCAGTTTACAG ATGCTGACCTCCTTGAATTAAGGCAATCAAAAGGAAAGCATGCTCAAATTCTAAGCAACATGAGCAAATTCTACAGAGACTGGCATGTGAAGTCAGACGGTGTCTACG GTATTTTTCTTCATGATCCAGTTAGCTTTGTTGCACTAGTTCGTCCTGACCTCTTTACATACAAGGAAGGGGTTGTGAGAGTCGAAACGCAGGGCATATGTATAGGCCACACTTTAATGGATCAAGGACTTAAAAG ATGGAATACAAGCAACCCTTGGACAGACTATTCCCCCATCTCTGTTGCTTGGACAGTAAATGTAGATGAAGTGATCAGCTACATTAAAAGTACATTATTCAATCCATGA
- the LOC133831322 gene encoding uridine nucleosidase 1 isoform X2 yields the protein MAILMAFQTPGLEIMGMTTVFGNVTTKDATRNALLLCEIAGCPDLPIAEGSPEPLKGGEPRVADFIHGSDGMGNIFLPSPKGKKIEKHASEFLVDKVSEYPGEVSVLALGPLTNIALAIKRDSSFAKNLKRLVILGGAFFTLGNVNPAAEANIYGDPEAADIVFTSGANIVVVGINITTQVQFTDADLLELRQSKGKHAQILSNMSKFYRDWHVKSDGVYGIFLHDPVSFVALVRPDLFTYKEGVVRVETQGICIGHTLMDQGLKRWNTSNPWTDYSPISVAWTVNVDEVISYIKSTLFNP from the exons ATGGCCATCTTAATGGCATTTCAAACTCCAGGACTGGAAATTATGGGCATGACTACAGTTTTTGGTAATGTTACTACTAAAGATGCCACCCGGAATGCATTGCTTCTG TGTGAGATCGCAGGATGTCCAGATTTGCCTATAGCGGAGGGCAGTCCTGAGCCTCTAAAG GGGGGAGAGCCACGTGTAGCTGATTTTATCCATGGCTCCGATGGTATGGGAAACATTTTCCTACCTTCTCCTAAAGGGAAGAAAATTGAAAAGCATGCTTCTGAATTCTTAGTTGACAAGGTCTCCGAATATCCTGGTGAAGTATCAGTCCTTGCACTAGGGCCTCTGACAAACATAGCTTTG GCAATAAAAAGGGATTCTTCCTTTGCAAAAAATTTGAAGAGACTAGTGATTCTTGGTGGTGCTTTCTTCACTTTGGGAAATGTTAATCCTGCCGCTGAAGCAAAT ATCTATGGAGACCCAGAGGCTGCTGATATTGTGTTTACATCTGGAGCAAATATCGTTGTCGTCggaataaacattacaactcaagTCCAGTTTACAG ATGCTGACCTCCTTGAATTAAGGCAATCAAAAGGAAAGCATGCTCAAATTCTAAGCAACATGAGCAAATTCTACAGAGACTGGCATGTGAAGTCAGACGGTGTCTACG GTATTTTTCTTCATGATCCAGTTAGCTTTGTTGCACTAGTTCGTCCTGACCTCTTTACATACAAGGAAGGGGTTGTGAGAGTCGAAACGCAGGGCATATGTATAGGCCACACTTTAATGGATCAAGGACTTAAAAG ATGGAATACAAGCAACCCTTGGACAGACTATTCCCCCATCTCTGTTGCTTGGACAGTAAATGTAGATGAAGTGATCAGCTACATTAAAAGTACATTATTCAATCCATGA
- the LOC133831325 gene encoding transcription initiation factor TFIID subunit 12 — MDQPNPTPPPTSATGAVNPQTGPPVQAQPLSPLPQDPPQVPTPSSTTTPSISTSVPPSPNPNPNPNSNPSLNLNPKPQTQFPPHQSSLQHSQSLPGALPNRPPATLARAWQQPHLPSSSSSVAVSAGPSSSSPPTLPSTSAAPTPRGGGIALGVPAHRPTTSPSQPAPFSSTYGHFGGLGRSGVSLPEPSSNPSASQVRPSMQGVQGMGMLGSINSSSQMRPGGIPAHHQQRPVQSSLRPVSTPSNQLPSSQNYQGPGLLRVSSAVSPSSPSPTTSQGVQSPNQPWLASGSQGKPPLPTPSFRQPVTSQSLQQRSHIQQQPHHSVPLTSQQQHMSSLQQQQQPSPSQPAHEHYGQQVPQSRVQQVVPHQQQITRVQSSANQKSSTPASASLQPSTAISVPQSKIAATETDETCNRILSKRSIHELVNQIDPSEKLDPEVEDILMDIADDFVESITTFGCSLAKHRKSTTLEAKDILIHLERNWNIALPGFAGDEIKSYRKPLVNDTHKERLAAIKKSIVSTETTNTRQATGNAKGSLVKAPANVIGSPNVKI; from the exons ATGGATCAACCAAATCCCACACCACCCCCCACCTCCGCCACCGGTGCCGTCAACCCACAAACCGGACCACCAGTACAAGCACAACCCCTCTCTCCGCTTCCACAAGATCCGCCGCAAGTACCGACTCCATCGTCTACGACAACTCCGTCGATCTCTACTTCCGTGCCGCCTTCCCCAAACCCCAACCCCAACCCCAACTCCAACCCCAGCCTAAACCTTAACCCTAAACCTCAAACCCAATTCCCGCCTCACCAGTCATCGCTGCAGCATTCTCAGTCACTTCCCGGTGCTCTTCCAAACCGTCCCCCGGCCACATTGGCTCGAGCTTGGCAACAGCCCCATttgccttcttcttcttcttctgttgCTGTTTCGGCCGGGCCTTCTTCTTCATCGCCTCCCACGTTGCCGTCGACCTCTGCTGCGCCGACGCCAAGAGGAGGTGGTATTGCCCTTGGTGTTCCGGCACATCGTCCAACCACTTCCCCATCGCAGCCCGCTCCTTTTTCGTCGACGTATGGGCATTTTGGTGGCTTAGGTCGCAGTGGGGTCAGTTTACCTGAACCCTCTTCAAATCCCAGTGCTTCGCAG GTGAGGCCGTCGATGCAAGGAGTTCAGGGAATGGGGATGTTGGGGTCGATCAATTCTAGTTCTCAAATGCGCCCAGGTGGGATTCCGGCACACCATCAACAGAGACCTGTACAATCTTCGCTAAGGCCAGTATCTACTCCCAGTAACCAGCTTCCTTCATCTCAA AATTATCAAGGACCTGGCCTTCTAAGAGTCTCATCAGCGGTATCTCCCAGTTCACCCTCACCAACTACGTCCCAAGGTGTGCAGTCCCCTAATCAGCCGTGGTTGGCATCTGGATCACAAGGAAAGCCTCCCCTTCCAACCCCATCTTTTAGGCAGCCAGTGACATCACAATCTTTGCAGCAGAGATCACATATTCAACAGCAACCACATCATTCGGTGCCTTTGACTTCACAGCAACAGCACATGTCGTCTttgcagcaacagcaacaaccTTCCCCATCACAGCCGGCACATGAGCATTATGGTCAACAAGTTCCACAATCAAGGGTTCAACAAGTTGTACCCCATCAGCAGCAAATTACAAGGGTTCAAAGTTCAGCAAACCAGAAATCTTCTACTCCTGCAAGTGCAAGTCTACAACCTAGCACAGCTATATCAGTTCCCCAGAGTAAAATAGCTGCTACAGAAACTGATGAAACTTGTAATAGAATTCTTAGCAAAAGAAGCATCCATGAGCTTGTCAACCAG ATTGATCCATCTGAGAAATTGGATCCTGAAGTTGAAGACATTCTTATGGATATTGCGGATGATTTTGTTGAGTCT ATTACAACATTTGGTTGTTCGCTGGCCAAGCATCGAAAGTCAACAACGTTGGAAGCGAAGGATATACTTATTCATCTTG AACGAAATTGGAACATAGCTTTGCCTGGGTTTGCTGGTGATGAAATTAAAAGCTACAGAAAACCA CTTGTTAATGATACTCACAAGGAACGTCTTGCAGCA ATAAAGAAATCCATAGTATCAACAGAGACAACAAACACTAGACAAGCGACTGGAAATGCCAAGGGAAGTTTGGTAAAGGCCCCTGCCAATGTCATAGGCTCCCCAAATGTCAAAATATAG